TCTGGTGTCTCCAAATATGTTGTTGATCACCTGCCTCCCTTTCATCTTTCCCGTACTTATAATAGTACTCCTTTTCTGTATCAATATTATTCTTAATAATCTCCAAGAGGAGTGGTTTTTTTGGGTTACtatcatctccatcccaataaaaaatggaaaccTTGGTAACACCTTCAACATCATTCCCACCTAGTTCCTCACCTCCACCTAGACTTTTACTTAGGATAAACGGTGTGTTGTTTTCATGAACATAACTGTGAAAGCCATGAACTGACTCTGGATCATTGACTTTTTTGGCAGTTATGCCGCCGGGCCTAAGTGAACAAGTACATTCTGTTCTCTCTCCGCATTTTTTGCCTATCTCTAACTGCAATGTTTTACCATCATTctcactcatcctccatgattCGATAGAGTATGCTCCTTCAAACCTCTGATATCCATGAGTACatcaatgcgaccaaagggagcagactAGTACCTTAGTTACTCACTAAACATCCatagacaaccattcatcctccctcagAACTAGTTCACCGTCAGAGAAAGTATCCACGAAACAggatgaacaactatcaacacggtcttcagtagtacagtataCTTCATCATCTTGTACCCTAGCATCCTAATGATATAAAGACTCATCACAGTTGCAAAGTTCCCGTTTGTCACCTTTTCATTGCTTACCTCTGTGTAAATGGGATCTCTTTGGTAGCTATACGCATGCTATACTGAACCATTTCGCTAAACAAAAAGGCGTAAGCGCTCAAAGAAACCTAAATGTTTGTGTATATGAGCGTGTATTCAAATGTTCATCCATTGTCCTTCATGGTCAATACACACTGTAGAGAATAGCCCACATGAGCATCCACTATAGTCATTATTCGGGATCCATTCCGGTGTTTTCAAGGTGCAAGTCCTGATAATACGGGTGGATGGTCCCAAAGTTTAATTTTTGAAGCATTTTATCATAAAGTAGCAATTACAGGCGTCTATAGGGACCAGAGACAAATTACAGACCAAACATGGACTAGTAATCAGCGTAAAGTACATACAATTGCCAAAATAAACGTACCTTTGTCTTTGGTCGGTTTATGGGCTGATCCAACACGCAGGTCGGAACCGCAACGGGAGACGCGGATTCTTCAGCCTCCATAGCGGCAAAAATGCCCCGCACTACTATATATAAACTAAAACTAAATGTGTAGTGTACCCACACAAGAAATTGAGCAGGTAAAGCAAAGTGGACTAGGAGTACAAGGCTGGGTCCACGTTTGCTGGTATGGGCTTTATTTCGGTTCCTAACTCTTCCTCGATCCTATAGGTTTGTATAAAGTTTGTGGAGAGTTGTAATGGCTACAAGAATGAAGCATGGAGTAATCCGCCCTAGGGATCACCTGCTTTGGTCTAGAGACCTAGgcagtgataatcctactagacagAAGAGCTCCCATAGGTTGCTATTGGCTCCTACATTCGCTTCGCTCATATAGTCGCCCATtcatagctcacattacATTCATAAACTTACTTAAAGAGCGCATCTTTGTCTGCTGTTGTAACGAGATTTATAGCCAAACCCAAATGCCCAAAACGCCCAGATCTTCCAATGCGATGCAAATAAGTAGCGGAAGATTTTGGGAAATCAAAGTTAACTACGACGTTGACAAATCTAAAGTCGATACCTCTGGTGAACAAGTCAGAAGACACTAAACATCTGCAAGCACCATTGCGGAAATCATGAAAAACCCTATTTCTGTGGGATTGAAGCATTTTTGCATGGATATAAAAACAACTAAAACCAAGCTCTGTAATCTTTTTAGCCAATAATTCCACACGGGCCACGCTGTTGCAGAAAATTATAGCCTGATTAATCTGGAGCCTGGCAAACAAGGTAGATAGGCAGTGGACCTTTTGTCTTTCCTCCACGTAGGCGTAGAATTGGGTGATACCCTTGAGTGTAAGTTCGTCCATAAGGTTAATTTCGTGAGCATTTGGCAAATGTGCCTCCTTAAACTGCTGAACAGATGATGGGAAGGTAGCAGAGTACAAAATAATCTGCTTTTCTGTGGGCAAAAACTTTAAGAGCGCTTCTACAATTGGGCAGAACTCTGGGGAAAGCATTTTATCAGCTTCATCCAGAATAACGACCGTGCATTGCGATAAAATTGCAACACCCTTGTTTGTTAAATCAAGAATCCTGCCCGGTGTTCCACAAAGAATATGAACTGGCTTGTAAAATCTCATAATGTCATTGCGCAAAGAAGTACCACCAGTAGAAACCATACACTGGACGTCTAGGTACTTTCCAAGTTCCTTTACAACTGCCGCTGTCTGGAGTGCCAACTCACGGGTAGGCAAGAGAATCAAGCCTAGGTTATTTGTGGACGCGTTAAAAAAACATACCCTGAATGTGAGAGTGCGACGTGTTAAGTTTCTCTAGCAACGGTATTACAAACGCGGCCGTTTTTCC
This region of Theileria equi strain WA chromosome 1, complete sequence genomic DNA includes:
- a CDS encoding DEAD box ATP-dependent RNA helicase family member protein (encoded by transcript BEWA_024210A), with the protein product MQQVVGNKVIRPHNPPAEDGVPRTNSKGVDPNWKRDILEKNADKRFKTEDVTKTKGSEFEDYFLKRELLMGIFEKGFERPSPIQEESIPVALAGHDILARAKNGTGKTAAFVIPLLEKLNTSHSHIQGLILLPTRELALQTAAVVKELGKYLDVQCMVSTGGTSLRNDIMRFYKPVHILCGTPGRILDLTNKGVAILSQCTVVILDEADKMLSPEFCPIVEALLKFLPTEKQIILYSATFPSSVQQFKEAHLPNAHEINLMDELTLKGITQFYAYVEERQKVHCLSTLFARLQINQAIIFCNSVARVELLAKKITELGFSCFYIHAKMLQSHRNRVFHDFRNGACRCLVSSDLFTRGIDFRFVNVVVNFDFPKSSATYLHRIGRSGRFGHLGLAINLVTTADKDALFKIEEELGTEIKPIPANVDPALYS